The Burkholderiales bacterium JOSHI_001 genomic sequence CAGCACCGCGCCGGCCTGATGTCAGCCTTGCGCTTCTATGGCATGTGCCTGGCCGTTTCTTTGCCCCTCTTCCTGCTGGCTGGCGCCTGGCGCCTGGGGGACGAAGACCGTTTCAGCACACCGCTGTTGGCGTTGTTGTTCCTGGGCAATGCCCTGGCCGTGCTGCTGTTCCCGGTATTCCAGATCAGCAGCCGTGCCACCGCCGTGGCCTTGTGGCCGCTGGCGCAAGTGAGCTTGCGCGCCTTGGCGGGTGCACTGGCATTGGCGCTGACCTGGTCCGCCAGCACGCTGGCCTGGGCCTGGGGACTGGGTTTGGTGCTGTTGGGCGCGGTGGGGCTGGTCAGCGTGATGCCCTTGGCGCGGCAATGGGCCTCTGAACCCCAGGCAGCCACCGCACCGCCCTCCCAGGCCAGCCTTCTGCGTCAGGCCGGCGTGTTCGGTGCCAGCGACATGCTGGACACACTGGACCTGAAGCTCATCATTCCCTTGGCCGCACTGTGGCATGGCAGCGCTGCCACTGCGGCAGCAGGCATCGTTGTGGTCATGCTCTCAGCTGTCGTGTTCCTGCCCAGCGTTCTGGTATCGCGCGTGCTGCTGCCGGCGGTGCATCGCGAAGGACTCCAATCTCCCACGCTGCGGCACTGGGTGACACGGGTCAGCGCCGCCGCGGCAGTGGGGCTGCTGCCTGTGGCCGCCGCGCTGGGCGGCTGGGGCCCCGATCTGGTGGCGGCCGTGGCGCGCGGCAACTATGCAGCCCAGTCCGATGCCTTCCGGCTGGTGGGTCTGTGTCTGTTGCCCTTGAGCTTGTCGATGCTGGGTGCGGCGCCTTTCATGGCGCACCGCGAAGCAGCCCGGCTGCTGCGCTGGCGACTGGAAGCCTTGGCCGTGTTCCTGGTCTTGGCGGTGGTGATTCGGGACCACGGCCTGGCATCGTTGCTCTGGGCCATGGCGGGCGGGCGCCTCTGGCTTACGCTGCGCACCCTCACAACCCTTTACCGGGCAAAGGCACCATGAAATCCAACATCACCAAGGGCCGGACTGGTTGGTTTGCACCCTGCGTGGTGCTGGCGCTGGCCCTGACGGCGTGCGGAGGCGGAAACGTCTCGCCTGCACCGTTGGATCCGCGCCTGAGCACGGTCTTGGACGACCTGCTGCTTCATGCGCTGGACCCCCTGGCGCCCGGACGCGGTCGGCCTGACTATCCCGATGTGGCCCAGGCTGACATCCCGAAGGCCGACGCCATGGTGCTGAAGGCCGGCCTGATGCGCGGCGCCACACCCGATTTGGTGGCCATGGCGTCGCGCAGCCTGCAGCGCCTCCAGGACAGTGCCGATGCCGATGGTGACGGCGTCGTCGGATGGGGTCTTCCGTTTGCCTGGGACGCTTTTGGCGACGGCACCACGAATCCCGGCGGCACCGTGTACGCCATTTCCACGGCCATCGTCATCGATGCATTGCTGGATCAGGGCGCACTGCAGGGTGGTGCCCCGCGCGACGCACTGGCGCGCCAGTCGCTGGCGGCATTGCAACCGTTCATGGACCCAACACGGAAGACGCCCGGCGGCCTGCCACCGTATTCGCTGACGCCGCAGGACCGCAGCTGGGACGTGTTCAACACCGCTGTCTACCTGGCCGCCATGGCACAGCGCTTGAGCCTGGAACCCGCGCTGGCTGCACAGGCCGCGTCCCTGCGAGATTGGGCCGACCAGGTGATGGAAGTGATGGCACAGCGCCACCTCACCTCAGCCGACGGTGCCTGGTACTGGCCCTATCTGCTGCCCGGCAGCAGCGTGAACGACCTGCCCCACGCGGGCTACATGATCTATGGGGTCGAAACCTACATCCGCAACGGCGGCCGCAGGGAGTCGGCCTTCGACCGGCCGGCGCTGTGGCGCCATTTGCGCGAGTTCCTGGTGGACGGCGAAGCCTGGGTGCGTGCCTACCCGAACTTCCTGCCCTCGGGTCCGGCGCGCTTGTACGACATTGGCTTCGTGCTGCTCACCCTGTGCCAACTTCCCAATGAGGAAACCGCGGTGCGCGATGCCGTGCTGAACCACATGCCTCAATACCGCCTGGCTTCCGGCCACTATGCCAAGTACCCCGTCGGCTTGCCGGTGGCACAGCCATTGCCGGTGGAGGTCATCACCGAATACGAGACCTACCTGCTGGCCGGCACTGCGGCCTGCCGTGCCGCGGGACGCTGAGTGCTGGCAAGTGACCATGTCCAGGTTGACTGAGAACGGCGGCCTGCTGCCGCCCGCCAAGATCTGGCTGTTGGCTGTGGGCGAACCCCTGCCCACCGATCCCGGTACACCCCGCCTCTTGCGCGCGGGGCTGCTGGCGTCACAGATGGCCGCGAGCGGACTGCAGGTGACCTGGTGGACATCTGCCTTCGACCACACCCAGAAGCGCACGCGACCGGACACAGCTGCACGGCCCGCCACCCCCTTGCCCTACGCACTGCAACTCCTGCGCGGCGACCCCTACCGCTCGAACGTGTCCATGGCGCGCATCCGCAACCACCGTCAGGTGGCGGCTGACTTCGCGCAGCGCGCACCGAGCGAGACGGCGCCGGACCTGATTTTCGCCGCCTACCCAACCATCGAATTGTGCGAAGCCGCGCTGGCCTACGCAAAGCCACGGCGCATCCCGGTGGTGCTGGACATGCGCGACCTGTGGCCCGACATCTTCGTCAACCTGGGCCCAGGCTGGGCACAGCCACTGGCCCGGCAACTCTTGAAACCCATGATGCGTGCCTCGCACCGTGCCTGCGCCGGCGCCACCGCCATCACCGGCATCACAGAGGCCTTTGTGGACTGGGGCGTGGCGCGTGCCGGTCGCCAACGCCATGAATGGGACCAGGCCTACCCCCTGGCGTACCACGCCAGGCTGCCCGACGCGGCAGCCTTGGCCAGCGCCCGTGCGCAATGGGACGCCCGCGGCCTGGGTGCCAACCAACCCATGGTTTGCTTCTTCGGCACCTTGGGGCGGCAGTTCGACATCCCGGGCCTGATCGCCGCGGCGCGCCTGGTGGCGGACACACCGCTGCAAATGGTGATCTGCGGTACCGGGGACCGCCTGGACGAATACCGCCAACTGGCCGCCGACCTGCCGCGGGTGCACTTCCCGGGCTGGGTGGATGCCGCGGCCATCAACGCCCTGATGGAGCGCAGCCTGGCCGGGCTGGCGCCTTACCACAGCGAAATGAGCTTCACGATGAGCCTGCCCAACAAGGCCATCGAATACCTGGCCGGCGGATTGCCCGTGCTGTCCACCCTGCGCGGCGAACTGCAGACGCTCTTGCGCACCTGTGGTTGCGGCATCACCACCGCCGAAGGCGACCCCCAGGCCTTGGCCGGTGCATTGAGGGTGTTGCTGGCCGATACGCAGGGGCGCGCCAAGATGGCCGATAATGCGCGATTGACTTACAAGACCCAATTCGTGGCCGAGACCGTCTACGGGCGCCTCATCAAGCACCTGGGCCTCATCGCGATGCAGCATCGCCAGGGCCGCACGCCCGGTGCCATCGCCGCCCGGCCACCTGGCATGTCATGACCCCAAGCACTGCAAGCATCGCTGCCGGCCAGGACGATTTCATCTCGGTGACCGAACGTGGTGGCGAACCCGTTTCGCAAGCCCAGGTTGATCGGTTCTTCCAGCGTTACATCTGGGCCGGCGAGATCGCCCGCGGCAAGGACGTGCTGGAACTGGCCTGCGGCACCGGCCCGGGCCTGGGTCATCTGCAACAGTTGGCGCGGCGCCTGGTCGCGGCAGACATATCGGCGCAAGTGCTGGCCGCTGCGCGTGCGCATTACGGACTTCGCATTGACCTGCGCCAATTGGACGCCTGCAACACCGGCCTGGAAGCCGGCAGCTTCGACGTCGTGATCCTGTTTGAAGCCATCTACTACCTGCCGGACGTCGAGGCCTTCCTGGGCGAAGTGGCGCGCCTGCTGCGCCCGGGTGGGCGCCTGCTGCTGGCCACGGCCAACAAGGACCTGTTCGACTTCAACCCCAGCCCCTTCTCGCACCGCTACTTCAACCCACCCGAGTTGGCCGCATTGTTGCGGGACCGCGGATTCGACGCCGCCTTTTTCGGCGGCAGCCCCGTGCCCGCAGCCGGCATGAAGACCCGCCTGCTGCGCGCGGCCAAGCGCTTCGCGGCCCGCCACCGGCTGATTCCCGGCTCGATGAACGGCAAGCGCCTGCTCAAGCGCCTGGTGTTCGGCCCGCTGGTGTCCATGCCCGTGGAACTGGATGCTCACGGCGCCGCCTACGCCGCACCTCAGCCCATCCCGGCCGACCAGCCGGACACCCGCCACCAGGTTCTGTATTGCCTTGCCACGAAGCTCTGACATGTCCAAGACCGTTCCCTTCTTCAATTACCCCGCCCTCTTCGCCCGCGAGGAGAAGGAACTGATGCCCATCATCCATGATGTGCTGCGCCGCGGCGCGTACATCATGCAGAAGGACCTGCTGCAGTTCGAAGAGCATCTGGCGCAGTACCTCGGCGTGAAGCACGCCATCGGCGTGGCCGACGGCACCGTGGCCATCATGATGGGCTTGCGCGCCGCGGGCATCGGCGCCGGCGACGAAGTGCTGGTGCCTTCGCACACCTTCGTGGCCACCGCCGCCGCGGTTCACCATGTGGGCGCGAAGCCGGTGCTGGTGGATTGCGGCAGCGACCACCTGATGGCCAGCGACGACCTGGCCCACCGCATCACCAGCCGCACCAAGGCGATCCTGCCGGTGCAACTGAACGGCCGCACCGCCAACATGGACGGCATCGAGGCCCTGGCCCGCCAGCACGGCCTGAAGATCGTGGAAGACTCGGCCCAGGCGCTGGGCTCGAAGTTCAAGGGCCGCTTCGCCGGCACCTTCGGCGTGGCCGGCACCTGCAGCTTCTACCCATCCAAGACGCTGGGCTGCTTCGGTGACGGTGGTGCGGTGTTCACCGACGACGACGGTGCGGCCGAATTCATGCGCCTGCTGCGTGACCATGGCCGCGCCCACACCGGCGACGTGGTGGCCTGGGGCTACAACTCGCGGCTGGACAACCTGCAGGCCGCGGTGCTGGATTTCAAGCTGTCGCGCTACGACGCCGAGGTGGCGCGTCGGCGCGAGATCGCGGCCCGCTATGACGAGAAGCTGCGAGGCCTGCCCGGCCTGGTGCTGCCGCCGGCTCCCGGGGCGGACGCCAAGCACTTCGACATCTACCAGAACTACGAGGTGGAAAGCGACCAGCGCGACGCGCTGCGCGCGCACCTGGACGCCGCGGGCGTGAAGACCATCATCCAGTGGGGCGGCAAGACCATCCACCAGTTCCCCAAGCTGGAACTCAATGCCGACCTGCCGCGCACCCAGAAGCTGACCGAGCGCTTCTTCCTGCTGCCCATGAACACCTCGCTCAGCGACGAAGACGTTGATTACGTCTGCGAGCAAGTGCAACGATTCCACCGCTGAACCCCAGGCATGCCCATGTCAGACAACCAACAAGACAAGCCGCTGGCGGTGGAGGGCGGCCTGCGCACGTCCGCCGAAAAGAACGAGGCGGCCGCGCTGAAGGCCTGCTTCGACCGCAACCCGGAGCCCTGGGACAAGAAGCTGGAGAACTTTCCCAAGTACGTGCGGCGGCAGAACCTGACGCGCTTCCTGGCGCTGTACGAAATCTACAAGCGCATCCTGCCGGTCAAAGGCTCCATCATCGAATGCGGCGTGTTCCGCGGCTTTGGCACCATGACCTGGGCCAAGCTGTCGGCCATCCTGGAACCGGTGAACCTGACCCGCCGCATCTACGGCTTCGATTCGTTCTCCGGCTTCCCGTCGGTGGCGGACGTCGACAAGGTGGGCGTGGCCGCCGAGGTGAAGCCGGGCGACCTGTACGCCGACTCCCACGACGAGATCATGCAGCTGGCCGCCATCAACGACTCCACCCGCTTCCTGGGTCATGTGCCCAAGGTGCAGCTGGTCAAGGGCGACGCCACGAAGACCATCCCGCAATTCGTCGAACGCACGCCGCACCTGCTGGTGAGCCTGCTGTTCATGGATTTCGACCTGTACGAACCGACCAAGGCCGCCCTGCAGCACTTCGTGCCGCGCATGCCCAAGGGCGCGGTGATCGCCTTTGACGAACTGGACAACCCGCTGTGGCCCGGCGAGACCCAGGCCATGCTGGAAGTGTGCGGCGCAGGCAAGCTGCGCATCCAGCGCATGGAGTTCGACCCCTACATCGGCTTCGCCGTCATTGGCGACTGACAGACCCATGGACACCATCGCCCTGGCGCGCCGCATCCGGCGCCACGCCGTCGAGATGACCCACCTGGGCAAGAGCTCGCACGTGGGCTCGGTCCTGTCGATGGCCGACATCATGGCCGTGCTGTACGGCGCGGTGTTGCAGGTGAAGCCGGCTGAGCCGCGCTGGCCGCAGCGGGACCGCTTCGTGCTGAGCAAAGGCCATGCAGGCGCCGGCGTTTACGCGGCACTGGCGGAGACCGGCTTCATGTCCGTGGACAAGCTGCGCACCCACTACGCAGACGGCTCCGACCTGAGCGGCCATGTCTCGCACAAAGGCATCCCGGGGGTGGAACTGTCCACCGGTTCGCTGGGCCACGGCCTGCCGGTGGCCACCGGCATGGCCAAGGCCGCGCAACTGGCCAACCGCACGCACCGCGTGTTCTGCCTGCTCAGCGACGGCGAATGCGATGAAGGCTCGAACTGGGAAGCCATTCTCTTCGCTGCCCACCACCGCCTGAACAAGCTGGTGGCCATCGTCGACTTCAACAAGATCCAGAGCCTGGCGCCAGTGGCGCAGACACTGGCGCTGGAGCCCTTCGCCGACAAGTGGCGCAGCTTCGGATGGGACGTGGTGGAAGTGGATGGCCACGACCATGCGCAGCTCCAGGCGGCGCTGGCGCTTCGCGCCGCCGACGCGCCTTTGGCCGACCGGCCGCGCTGCGTGCTGGCCCACACCACCAAGGGCAAGGGCGTGTCCTTCATGGAGAACTCGGTGCTGTGGCACTACCGCACGCCGCAGGGCGACGAATACACCGCGGCCTGTGCCGAACTTGAAAAGGATGTTGGCTGACATGCGCGACACCTTCGTCAAGACCCTGCTGAGGCTGGCGCACCAGCGCGAGGAAGTCACCCTGGTCACCGGCGACCTGGGCTTCGGCGTGCTGGACGGCTATGCGCGTGAACTGCCGCGCCAGTACATCAATGCCGGCGTGGCGGAACAGAACATGACCGGCCTGGCCGCCGGCATGGCGCTGGAAGGCCACACCGTCTTCACCTACTCCATCGCCAACTTCCCCACGCTGCGCTGCCTGGAGCAGATCCGCAACGATGTGCTTTACCACGGCGCACCCGTGAACGTGGTGGCCATCGGTGGTGGCTTCAGCTACGGCGCGCTGGGCATGTCGCACCACGCCACCGAGGATGTGGCCATCCTGCGCGCGCTGGCCGGGCTTCGCGTGTACGCGCCCTGCGACGAACACGAAACCGTGGCCATCACCGAGCACCTGGTGGCCCAGCCCGGCCCCAGCTACCTGCGGCTGGACAAGAGCAAGGCCGCCGCGGTCGATGCGCCGGCGTTCCAGCACGGCCGCCTGCGCCCGCTGCAGCGCGGCGCCGACGTGGCCTTGCTGGCCTACGGCGGCATCATGGTCGAGGTGCTGGCCGCGGCCCGCACACTGGCGGCGGAAGGCCTGTCCTGCAGCGTGATCAGCGCGCACACCCTCAAGCCCTTCGACAGCGCTGGCCTGGCCGACCTGGCCCGCAGCCATCGTCTGCTGGTGACGGTGGAGGAACACAACCAGATCGGCGGCCTGGGCACGCTGGTGGCCGAAACCATGGTGGACACCGGCGCGCTGCGGCCGCTGCTGCGCCTGGCCTTGCCGGACGCCTACTCGTCGATCGTCGGCAGCCAGGAATACCTGCGTCAGCGCCACGGCCTGGACGCCACCGCCATTGCCGCCCGCGTGCGCACCGCCGCCAGGGAGCTGGCAACATGATCAAGCGCATCTTCGACATCCTGTGTGCCGTGGTGGGCCTGCTGCTGATCAGCCCGGTGGTGGTGCCCGTGATGTTCCTGGTGTGGTGGGAAGACAAGCACTCGCCGTTCTACGTCGCACCGCGCGTGGGCCGCGGCGGCCGCCCGTTCCGGATGGTCAAGCTGCGCTCCATGGTCATCAACGCCGACCGCATCGGCGCCACCTCCACCAAGGCCGACGACCGGCGCATCACCCCGGTGGGGCACTTCATCCGGCGCTACAAGCTGGACGAATTGACCCAGTTGTGGAACGTGCTGCGCGGCGACATGAGCATGGTGGGACCCCGGCCGCAGGTGCAGTCGGGCGTCGACCTTTACACGCCGCTGGAACGGGACCTGCTGAAGGTTCGCCCGGGCATCACCGATTTTGCGTCCATCGTCTTTGCCGACGAAGGCGACATCCTGGCCGGCCACCCCGACCCGGACGCCGGCTACAACGCGCTGATCCGCCCGGGCAAGAGCGAACTGGGCCTGTACTACGTGCAACACCATTCGCTGGCCGTGGACCTGGCCCTGGTGCGGCTGACGCTTCAAACCATCGTCTCGCGCGACAAGGCGCTGGCCGAAGTGCAGCGCCTGCTGCAACGCATGGGGGCACCCGCGCACCTGGTGGCACTGGCTGGCCGTCGCGAACCCCTGCGCCCCGGCCTGCCGCCGGGCGCTGAAGCACCCAACGCCACATGATGCACCACCGTCGCACGGCCCTGGCAGGCTTGAGTCACCGCCTGGCCCACCTGCCTGCACGCCGGAAACTGCTGCTGATGCTGCTGTGCGACGGGGTGATGCTGCCGTTGTGCGCCTTCGTCTCCCTGGTGCTGGGACCGCCCAACCTGAAGGACGGGCTGGCCCTGGGCGCCTGGCCCTATGTGCTGGTGGGCCTGACCACCATGCTGGTGCTGGCGCTCAGCGGGCTGTACCGCACGGTGGTGCGCTACATCGACCACCGCTCGGTGGTGCGGGCCGCCTTGATGGTGCTGCCCCTGCTGGCTGCGGCCTACCTGCTGGCCGAAACCGTCCGGCTGCCGCACCTGCCGTCGGCCGTGGTCATCTACTGTTTCGTCGGCTTCAGCTACCTGCTGGTGTCACGGCATTTGGCCCGTTCGGCCTTGCAGATCGGCATGAAACACGCCGGCAAGCCGCGCAGGCCCACCATGATCTACGGTGCCGGGCGCGCCGGCGTGCAACTGGCCCAGGCCATGCGCTTCAGCGTGGACTACCAGCCGGGTTGTTTCATGGACGACGATCCGCACATGCAAGGCCGGGTGGTGGCCGGGCTGAAGGTGTACGGACCGGACCACCTGGAACTTGCGATCGCGCGCCACCAGATCGAGCAGATCGTGGTCGCCATCCCATCGGCGCCCGTATCAACGCGGCGGACCCTGATCGCGCGACTGGAAGCCGCCGGCCTGCCGGTGAAATTGCTGCCCGGCCTGGTGGAAATGGTGGCCGGCCAGGCGACGGTGTCGGACATCCGCGACATCGATGTGTCCGACCTGCTGGGCCGCGACCCGGTGCCGCCTGAACCCAGCCTGTTCGCCCGCAACATCCAGGGCAAGTGCGTGCTGGTCACCGGGGCAGGCGGCTCCATCGGCAGCGAACTGTGCCGGCAGATCCTGTCCCAGCACCCGAGCGTGCTGGTGCTGCTGGACCATTCCGAATTTGCGCTCTACAGCATCGAGCAGGAGCTGTCGCACATGTGCGGCGGCACCAGGCTGGTGTCCGTGCTGGGCAGCGTGACCGATTCCGACTTGCTCGTGCGCACCATGCAAAAGCACGGGGTGCAGACGGCCTACCATGCCGCGGCCTACAAGCACGTGCCCATGGTGGAGGCCAACGTCCGCCAGGGCGTGTTGAACAACGTGTTCGGCACCTTGTCGCTGGCCAAGGCGGCGCGCCAGTGCCAGTTGGAAACCTGTGTGCTCATCTCCACCGACAAGGCCGTGCGGCCCACCAACGCGATGGGGGCGTCCAAGCGCATTGCCGAACTGGTGTTCCAGGCCGTGGCGGCGCGACATGACGGACCCACTGTGTTTTCGATGGTGCGCTTCGGCAACGTGCTGGGTTCGTCCGGGTCGGTGGTGCCGCTGTTCAAGCGCCAGATCCAGCAGGGTGGGCCGGTCACCATCACGCACCCGGACATCATTCGCTACTTCATGCTCATCCCCGAGGCCGCCCAACTGGTCATCCAGGCCGGGGCCATGGCCCGGGGCGGTGAAGTCTTCGTGCTGGACATGGGCGAGCCGGTTCGAATTGCCGACCTGGCCCGCACCATGATCCGCTTGTCCGGCCTGCGCGAACGCAACGCAGAAGAACCCGATGGCGACATCGAGATCAAGTTCGTGGGCCTGCGCCCCGGCGAGAAACTCTATGAAGAACTGCTGATCGGCGACCAGCCGGTTCCCAGCGGCCACCCGCGCATCATGTGCGCCAAGGAACGCTTCATCGAGCCGGTGTTGCTGGACAAGATGTTGGGGGCCCTGGGCAAGGCCTGCGAGCAAGGCGACGTGGACGCCGTGGTGCGCCAGGTTCGCAACCTGGTGCCCGAGTACCGGGATGCCGACGAAGTGAATGCGGCTGCCCGGATCGACCGCACACCCACGTTCATGGCCACCACACCCTGAGGCAAACCCGGCCGCCGCGCCGGGTGTGGATCACGGCGCCAGGCGGGCAAACGCCCTGGGGTACAGCCAGCCGGCCGGCCACCCGGCTGGCGATGTGCCCAGCAAGGCCTGCTCCAGCGCGGTGCGGTGGCTGCGCCAGTCGTCGCCCGACCCGAGGGCGGCGACCGCCGCCAGGGCCACGACGGGCTCGATCGGGTCCGGGAAGGCACCTTCGTAGCGGGCAGGATAAGCACGGGAGGTGCTGCCCACCGACCACCAGCGCTTCAGGATGTTGTATTGAACACCCAAGGCGGCGGTTCGCGCGCTGCCGGCACCATTCAACAGCAGGTCGGCCTTGTGCGCCAGCGCCAGCCAAAAGCCGTTGTAGCGCGTATCACAGACCGCCAGGTAGGCCGGGTCGTCCACCAGCGGAAGGCAATCTGGGCCCGCGGCCAGGTCCATGGTGGCGTCCAGCAGCGCCCGACCCTGGGCAGCAATGGCGCTCGCATCCTGCTCGTCCTTGGCCAGGTGGCGGGCCGCCAGGGCATAGGCCAGGGCCAGTGCCGCATCCTGGTTGGGGTCCACCTGTCGAGAAGACACGACAATCGGTGCCTGGTGCTGCTGGAAGGTGTAAGCCGGCAGCAGGTAGGTGCGACCGGTGACCGAACTGCGCACCGCCAGGCGGGGCATGCGGTCCAGGGCATCGAAAGCCTGCCGTGCCAAGGCCTTGATGCGATCGGACGGTTCCACCAGGTTCAACAAGGCCAAACCGATGACCAGCCGGGACTGCGAGTTGGAACCGAAGGCCGGTGCGCCGTCGATCAGGATGGGCCAGATCAGGTAGCCCGATGACTGCGCCAGCGACTGTCCCAGGACGTTCAGTTGTTCAGCGACCCAGGCCTTCAGTTCCTGGTCACCGCGATCATTCGCCAAGGCGGCCACGCTCACCAGCACCTCGGCCGGGTAGAAGCGCGGGTCAAAGCCCCCGATAGGGGACATCAGGGTGCCCCGGCGCGCTCGGCTCAGCAGTTCCTGGTGAACCAGCGACACGCCCGTGCCGGAAAGGCACATGCCCGGCCAGCCGCCGGCAGCCACCGTGCCGGGGGCCGAACAGGCAATGGCCGCAGTGTCGGGCGCGTCCCCGCTGCCGCCACAAGCGCACACCAGGCCGGCGACCATCAGGCTGAACAGATTGCGCCCCATCTACCACCCTTCGTTGGCGGGCCGACAGGCCGCGCCGATCAGCACCTGGCGGCTGAAACCACGCTCAATTCGCCGGCCCCGGGCACGGCCAGAACGGTCAGCCCCGACTCCGCCGCCAGCGCCAGCGCGCGCTTGCGGCCTTCGCCATCGGCCTCCGGCAGGGCCACCACCACATGCGTGGCCCCCGCAGTGAGTGACGGGTCGCGCACCCGCACCAGCGGCCCGGCCACCGGCACGCCCGCCACCCGCAGGCCTTGCATGGCCGCGTCGTCGTCCAGCAGCATCAGCACGTACCAGCCATGGCGCTGGTGCAGCCCGGCCAGCAGGCGGCGCGCGGTTTCGCCCGCACCCAGCACGATGACGTAGCGGCGTTCGGTGTCTTCGCCCCCGGCGGCCGCATGCGCGTGTTCCCACAACATGCGGCAGGCCATGCGCACCCCGCCCAGGCTCAGCAGCGTGAACACCGGGTGCAGCACCAGTACCGCACGCGCCACCCCCACCAGCTGCGCCATCAGCACCGCCACCGCGCTGATGAGCCCGGCGGTGATGCAGGCCAGGCCGATGCGGCGGAAGTCGTCCAGCGCGAAATAACGCCACAGCGCCTGGCGCACGCCGAACAGTTCCAGGCACAACAGATAGGCCGCCACCACGCCGAAGGACACGTAGTCGTCGTACCAGGGCCGGCCCGGCTGCCATCGCTCGAAACCCAGGCGGAACAGGTAGGTGATGTGCCAGCAGGCCAGCACCACCAGCGCGTCGGTGAGCAGGGCCCAGGCACGGCTGCGCGGGCCCGCGGTCATCATCCGGGCTTCCACGCGTTTCCAGAAGGGGCTGTGGTTCATGAAGCTGCGCACCTTGCGCAGCGGAGTATCGGGCACGAACACGGTGCGCAGGGTCAGGCCCATGGCGCGCAGGTCGGCCGCCATGGAGGCGTGCTCCACGTAGTTGCCGGCCACGCGAAGCTTCTCCGGCATGATCACTTCCACATACTCCCGCTCGGGGTCGGCGGCTCGGGCCAGCAGGTCGCTTTCATGGCGGTAGCGCAGCGACGCGAAGTCGGTGATGCCCGGGCGCACACTGAGCACGCGCGCGCGCTGCTCGGGCGTGTACTGCGCCACGTAGCGCGGCACCTCGGGCCGCGGGCCGACCAGGCTCATGGTGCCGCGGGCCACGTCGATCAGCTGTGCCAGTTCGTCCAGCTTGG encodes the following:
- a CDS encoding Macrocin-O-methyltransferase (TylF) (PFAM: Macrocin-O-methyltransferase (TylF)), which produces MSDNQQDKPLAVEGGLRTSAEKNEAAALKACFDRNPEPWDKKLENFPKYVRRQNLTRFLALYEIYKRILPVKGSIIECGVFRGFGTMTWAKLSAILEPVNLTRRIYGFDSFSGFPSVADVDKVGVAAEVKPGDLYADSHDEIMQLAAINDSTRFLGHVPKVQLVKGDATKTIPQFVERTPHLLVSLLFMDFDLYEPTKAALQHFVPRMPKGAVIAFDELDNPLWPGETQAMLEVCGAGKLRIQRMEFDPYIGFAVIGD
- a CDS encoding transketolase, beta subunit (PFAM: Transketolase, thiamine diphosphate binding domain) encodes the protein MDTIALARRIRRHAVEMTHLGKSSHVGSVLSMADIMAVLYGAVLQVKPAEPRWPQRDRFVLSKGHAGAGVYAALAETGFMSVDKLRTHYADGSDLSGHVSHKGIPGVELSTGSLGHGLPVATGMAKAAQLANRTHRVFCLLSDGECDEGSNWEAILFAAHHRLNKLVAIVDFNKIQSLAPVAQTLALEPFADKWRSFGWDVVEVDGHDHAQLQAALALRAADAPLADRPRCVLAHTTKGKGVSFMENSVLWHYRTPQGDEYTAACAELEKDVG
- a CDS encoding glycosyltransferase (PFAM: Glycosyl transferases group 1), whose product is MSRLTENGGLLPPAKIWLLAVGEPLPTDPGTPRLLRAGLLASQMAASGLQVTWWTSAFDHTQKRTRPDTAARPATPLPYALQLLRGDPYRSNVSMARIRNHRQVAADFAQRAPSETAPDLIFAAYPTIELCEAALAYAKPRRIPVVLDMRDLWPDIFVNLGPGWAQPLARQLLKPMMRASHRACAGATAITGITEAFVDWGVARAGRQRHEWDQAYPLAYHARLPDAAALASARAQWDARGLGANQPMVCFFGTLGRQFDIPGLIAAARLVADTPLQMVICGTGDRLDEYRQLAADLPRVHFPGWVDAAAINALMERSLAGLAPYHSEMSFTMSLPNKAIEYLAGGLPVLSTLRGELQTLLRTCGCGITTAEGDPQALAGALRVLLADTQGRAKMADNARLTYKTQFVAETVYGRLIKHLGLIAMQHRQGRTPGAIAARPPGMS
- a CDS encoding membrane protein involved in the export of O-antigen and teichoic acid is translated as MLGGRRGGALIAATAVASAGLSLLSQVLAERALGAAGFAHWSHLNALLLLAVPLGCLGSNHLLLSEHARGRLQHRAGLMSALRFYGMCLAVSLPLFLLAGAWRLGDEDRFSTPLLALLFLGNALAVLLFPVFQISSRATAVALWPLAQVSLRALAGALALALTWSASTLAWAWGLGLVLLGAVGLVSVMPLARQWASEPQAATAPPSQASLLRQAGVFGASDMLDTLDLKLIIPLAALWHGSAATAAAGIVVVMLSAVVFLPSVLVSRVLLPAVHREGLQSPTLRHWVTRVSAAAAVGLLPVAAALGGWGPDLVAAVARGNYAAQSDAFRLVGLCLLPLSLSMLGAAPFMAHREAARLLRWRLEALAVFLVLAVVIRDHGLASLLWAMAGGRLWLTLRTLTTLYRAKAP
- a CDS encoding putative PLP-dependent enzyme possibly involved in cell wall biogenesis (PFAM: DegT/DnrJ/EryC1/StrS aminotransferase family), whose amino-acid sequence is MSKTVPFFNYPALFAREEKELMPIIHDVLRRGAYIMQKDLLQFEEHLAQYLGVKHAIGVADGTVAIMMGLRAAGIGAGDEVLVPSHTFVATAAAVHHVGAKPVLVDCGSDHLMASDDLAHRITSRTKAILPVQLNGRTANMDGIEALARQHGLKIVEDSAQALGSKFKGRFAGTFGVAGTCSFYPSKTLGCFGDGGAVFTDDDGAAEFMRLLRDHGRAHTGDVVAWGYNSRLDNLQAAVLDFKLSRYDAEVARRREIAARYDEKLRGLPGLVLPPAPGADAKHFDIYQNYEVESDQRDALRAHLDAAGVKTIIQWGGKTIHQFPKLELNADLPRTQKLTERFFLLPMNTSLSDEDVDYVCEQVQRFHR
- a CDS encoding methyltransferase family protein (PFAM: Methyltransferase domain), whose protein sequence is MTPSTASIAAGQDDFISVTERGGEPVSQAQVDRFFQRYIWAGEIARGKDVLELACGTGPGLGHLQQLARRLVAADISAQVLAAARAHYGLRIDLRQLDACNTGLEAGSFDVVILFEAIYYLPDVEAFLGEVARLLRPGGRLLLATANKDLFDFNPSPFSHRYFNPPELAALLRDRGFDAAFFGGSPVPAAGMKTRLLRAAKRFAARHRLIPGSMNGKRLLKRLVFGPLVSMPVELDAHGAAYAAPQPIPADQPDTRHQVLYCLATKL